GGGCCGAATTTGCCATCGCTAGCCGCGGATCCTGGTTTCGCTGAACGGGCAGCGAAGTTTTCGTGTTTTGGTAGTAGGAGTTTTAATGGTAGGACTAGTCAAATGGGTTTGAATtctaattcaaattcaaattcaaatttaaacAACCCGGATTTGCAGTATAGATCTAGTGTTTCGCCTTTAGCCGGTAAGGCGAAAATGCCCCGTGTTTCGAGTAGTCCTTTATTGAAAATTGATGGATCTGCAATGGGGATTGTTGATAACAAGAATGTAATCAAAACCCATATGGCGAATGGGCCGGGTGGTTCGGGGTGTGATCATAAAACCGATTCGAATGAAGAATCCTCTGTTTCGGAGCAGATGGAAACAGGGTTGAAGAAGAATGATTCGGGTTCAAGAAAGAGAAAAGGGGCAGCTTCTAAAGGAAAAGCTAAAGAAATTGCATCAGTTGTTGTTAAGGTAACAATAATTAAACAAAATTAGTTTATATTTAACAAGTTATTTGATTAAAATTTGATTAAAAAATGTTTTGTTGTTGGATCAGGAAGAAGGAAATGATGATTTGGATGCAAAAAAACAGAGGAAAACAGAGGAGGATAAAAATGGTGAAATAGAGAAGAAATCAAAGGCTCCTGAACCACTAAAAGATTACATTCATGTTAGAGCAAGAAGGGGTCAAGCTACTGATAGTCATAGCCTAGCAGAAAGAGTGAGCTActataacaaaaataaataaataaataaataaataaaataaaaatgccAATTTTATtcaaagtcaagattttgaaTTTTACTATGATCTTGTCATTTTCAGGTTAGAAGAGAGAAAATTAGTGAAAGAATGAAGCTTCTTCAAGATCTTGTTCCTGGGTGCAACAAGGTATAAtcttttaatttaaatttaaaacatacatTTTATAAAATGGTTACATTAAAGTTTAACGTGTCGTGTCCTCTCTCGTCGTATTTGGAAGTTGTCAAATTACTAATATTCTGGATTTTCGCACTAAATCACAATCAAAATGTGTAAATCTGTTTTAGGTGACAGGAAAAGCACTTATGCTAGATGAAATCATCAATTATGTTCAATCATTGCAACATCAAGTTGaggtaaatttataaaaataaaaaataacttcACAATTTCATAAAAAATGGACTaatttcatcttcttgatcttcAGTTTCTTTCAATGAAATTAGCAACAGTGAATCCAAGACAAGATTTAGATATGAACAGTCACATCTCCAAAGATGTAAGtcaacctctctctctctctctaaaactctctctttctctctctagatctctACAAATTTTAATTACCTTTTGTGGGTATGTCCTGAAAATTGCAGATAAACCAGACCAATGGGAATTTGTCTCAACAATTATACCCAATGGAAGCATCTACATCAGATTATTATCAACAAAACCCACAAGTACTTTTTATTGGGTCTACTCCGATCACTCACTCTCCGGTGGACCCAGTTCATGGATTCACCGAAACATTTTCACaggtaaataaataataattcacatataaatccaaactttatGTTAACATCACATTCAAATATTTTCCtttcataatttaaaaaaaaagaaaatatgtaGTTGTGTTAAGCTTTTTTTAATCGTCGTTTCGGTATGAGTTTTGTTGAAAACAAAACTAAACTGTATACAAGataaagggtttttttttttttttttttttttttttttttttttttttggtataagGAGCTTAGTGGAAACCGGGGGTACACCTACCCCCCACAAATGTTTcggttaaaagtgtaaaatttCCGATTTTTcgtctgaaaattttaaaattataaaggaTCGCCttcaattattttgcctaaatatttatacaatatataaattgggtcccaTGACTTCACGCCCCCCTCCCGAcagaacttttggtcaagctccgccattGAGTTAGTATTCTTTTAGACTGGATTTCTCTTTTGATTGTTATAACGAGTGTCGATACTATAATTAACTGAATCAATACCAACTGAATTACGGTTGCATCGTGTGAGGAATCTCActagtttaattaattaataacccatgatccaattttttttttcagtttgcTGGATTTGAAGGGGATGATCTTAACAGCATTGTGAAGATGGGTTTTGGGGAAAATCTTGATCAGACGACGGAGATGAAGATTGAGCTTTGATCAGTGGTGGATCAATGGTTGATGTAAATACAAGTGGAGAGTACTTTTAGTTTATATTTGGGTAATTAAAGTATTATTTTGCTAATTCATCCACTTTTAGGTCTAATTCTTTTTTTAATCATTTGGTTACTTTCTTGTAATATGTGTTGTATAATAGAGAGGTTGTGTGCAGTGGAAGGTTAACATTTAAATCATTCTAGATttgtaatatatatttttaaatatatagaaATTGAAGGCAGAAATTTACATTCATTTATTTTTGAATTCTTATTTATTTTTCGgcatgttataaataaatatatatatatatatatatatatatatatatatatatatatatatatatatatatatatatatatatagggtaaggttattgtaaaaaagaccaaaagtgtgagaaaggtaagaaagaatctcaactattagatctaaattaattgaaaagggtaaacaagtaattttatcattaattcaattaattaaaaacttcccataaccgccaccttaattataggaagtatataacaccattcagcaagtatataacaccattcagcattcagcaaatatataacaccattcagtaagtatataacaccattcaataagtatataacaccattcagcaagtatataacaccattcagcattcaacaagtatataacaccattcagtaagtatataacaccattcagcaagtatataacaccattcagtaagtatataaaccattccgcaagtatataacactattcaacaagtatataacaccattcgttgactaaacatctgatcgaaacatatttttttctctatataagtatagcaatatggtactcatattaaagataaaaaaacgctcgttattatggtgtaattttttttttaaaaaaaaagttacgtataaaaagttattgacgtttaaaaaagacgtggggaagttacatgtgcattacctaatttctcgtgggtttaaaagactatattgcccctagatatttcaaatcagtccaaattaatgaaaatattttacaatttggtccctattgatctcaaccattagatcaaaagatttAATGGCTGAGATTTTttttacctttctcacactttaggtcttttttacaggatcctctacctatatatatatatatatatatatatatatatatatatatatatatatatatatataggtaaagagtaaaatacaaatgcgcttatcgtatgatacgtacgcgatcatcccagccgttcgatcaggtgcagatctggtgcgaattcaatacatatcgcgtgtgaaaaaatggttagcatggggtagtgtaaaaatggcatggggtgtgtagatggacaaaatcgcatgtggaagatttgaatatcgcatgtgaaaaaatggcatggggtaatgtgaaaaatggaatggggtgtgtagaatcgcacgtggaagattgaatatcgcatgtgaaaaatggctagcatggggtaatgtgaaaaatggcatggggtgtgtagaatcgcatgtggaaaattgaatatcgcatgtgaaaaaatggcatggggtaatgtgaaaaatggcatggggtgtgtagaatcgcatgtggaaaattgaatatcgcatgtgaaaaaatggctagcatgggtaatgtgaaaaatggcatgaggtgtgtagaatcgcatgtggaaaattgaatatcgcatgtgaaaaaatggttagcatggggtaatgtgaaaaatggcatggggtgtgtagatggagaaaatcgcatgtggaagattgaattcgcaccaCTCGTACAGTTCGCATGGAGGTATTAAATCGCATGggagatgaagatctgacggctggggttatcgcgtacgtaatgtacgataagccctattgtacgttaaccggcctctctctctctctctctctctctctctctatatatatatatatatatatatatatatatatatatatatatatatatatatatatatatattgttaggatcggaggctgtcatgattgtgtttgtttgtataattttgaCAAAAACAATGGATATAAACTAAGAttaaatgcagcggaaatgaaacaaactttgtaaacacaatcaaggaagaaaataatttggtaaacaaatgcttcacattaagttgaataattgaattacaaagcaaatgattacaagcatgcttacaaaactaagttccccctcagcctgatactacagagttggttgcacaagatgaaaggattagacatgaggagaagaactcactcagtcaatcaaatgtaacagtacagggtactgctccatttataagcaatccaaaccactgaggcatctcagctgacgtcaccatgatagtgacatctaacaacctaacaacctgtaaacactgttctatacaaactactgatgtctaacaactgattataagGAAAATACAAAACATAGGAAAACTACTGTTTCACTTTCCACTgatgtagcctgagcactgatgttgagcattaGTGCTTttttcaaaggtgatcagtctttgaatgggcagtgcttgtgtcttcagcagtacttaggaaacaacagtagatagagcgtcagtgtttgtcttcagcagtctttagagtttcatcagtgtttggttcatcagttgttctatTGAGCAATACTTGAGATCAATcagttgttagataaccactgtcaaggggaaagctttaaagtaaacagctgcttatttaGAATCCAATGTCATGAttcagttttggctttcattatctgttcctctggtagggttcaatcctaacaatctccccctggaacagataatgccaaaacccttcattattctggatttttatttctcatcagaagttccttagcttgtcttttaaattcttcttcaaaatccttggaacttgagtcatcctcatccctacatagtgtaagttcaaggagatcctgcaaatcttcaacactaaggcctagtgcttctttccttgatatgtacttcacttcgccattggatctgaccaaggtcaatacgtgggtcttttgatcagacatccactttagtacttttaatcctaatgggtttcttgggagagatttatttgctgatgagtttggagatgttggccttgTGAAAAGTTGTAAGCTATCAGACAGTTGTTTGAGGGCCTTCTCAATGACATCATTTGCTGTAGCTACGTCTTCTGCAGTTTCCTTTTCAATTTGCTCTTGTCTCTTTTGTTGATCTGGCTCAATGTCTGATACTTCTGAAGTGCTTGGTGATGCAGGCTTGGTTAATAcctttttgaaaaggttttgaagttttactgagctctcttcttttagacccattttcttGATGGTTTCTGTGAAGTACTCAACTTCCTTTTTCTTTACTTCTTCACTAGACAactgttttccttcttcttggtttgacacaagaatAGGATTGTCAGCTGATGTGAGCAGTGTTTTGAGATTTTCAATCTGTTGTTCaagctttttgtagtcaggcTTCTTTGAAGTGTCTGAGACAGTTATCCTTCTTTTCTTAAGCCTTTTATAAGCTTCATCAGTATGttgctttgaccattttgctatggcagTGGCAGTGTCCACATTTGCATCCACCAGATCCTGTTTCTTTCTCTTGTACTCAGATGTTAGGTCAGttatgagctttttgtatttgctccaatttggagcaGTCTTCTTCTTTCTAGGATCGTTTTTGATTCTATCAATCCTatctgcctcatgctttaaagcaactattggccattcttcaaactgtttttcttcagcaggacagaatttttctttcataatATAAGCAAGATATTCTTTTCTTAATTTATTTCGTTGATCAGCTTTTTCTTTGCTTAATTCTTGTGCAAaatcttccatctgcttaacttATGTGAGCAAGAATTCCAGTTTTTCAGAGATGGCTTCatcactttgaccttcacattcaatcttggctcttatcttagcctgccTTGCTTTGAGCTCAAGATATTCATCTATATcttctgggactatgaagcctATGAGTGAAGGGAATCTTCTGGTTGAAACactctgttgtcattacaactactgatgtgtcagtagatgtcttctgcttttgagcaggggttgtaGTGGTAGTGACTTGAGAGGTGGTTTgtggttgactaacagttgttgaaacaacaggtgtttcaaccactgttgtcattacagcagatgttgtaacatctgctgtcttctgctttttggcaggaggtgatgatggggtggctgtttttagtggtgaatttggttttggtgatgtgatcacagatgatgatgatggtggagcagtggttgtggtggtgtgtggtgatgtggtgtgtgttgatactgtggctttggtttggctattttctggctcaatatagataccatcttcaattcccttcttcttccacttgatcttctccgcCTTTTTGCCATTATctgggaagggttcattcatgaaaagAACAGTGGGAGGAatttttccagaggcactttggatATGAGCTTTGATAGCTTTAATGTCTGCATGAGTATCTTtaaatcttgattccaccatgttagtcagcttttgtacatgtataacatgctgctgatcagccatctatttttgtctttccagcagtggttggaacatgttccatatctcatttgcagcaggtgcaggttgtgcaggtgcttgagctggagcaaCAGAGGATTGTGCTTTTTGAGCCtttaacagctgttgcaccatatcctttatttcagcaactgaagtttcaaggttttcaaccctgcccgtcaattcctgatattttgaatcatcacccaagttagtgggatcatctgaatccccaccagcagtggttgtaccaatgtgtgacttaggaactgaatcccaaaaatcattcattgatgccccttgttcttggtactggggacttctttcttcagcacttgatagccttttGAGGGTACCAGTGGGCAGAACAacctcactggtggttctcagaggtgctattgaagaaattgccttcaagagAGTCTTATGAatgaaaccactgtccaaatgtaaaccagtgggtttaacatttgtagtggctgctccacttgaactactgacaggagttacttgtaactcctgtagtgtaacctcctcagttgttgctgggataggaGAGGTAtagacatcagacccagtcacttgtgggagtatactctcagtgataggtgattgagaggaactggtttgtgtctgagctaCATTCactgcatgcaacaagggtaaCATGGATTGTGGTAATATGAGGGGTGAGGataaaggagttgaaagagacatgtccttgggattaggactgtggaagatggatccgagtgggtccagagcttcatattgtggggtccctgtgtttacaacctgatccttttgtcaGGATGCAGGAGaagtttgaggcaagggtggagatctttcatccaactgctgtgaggaagtagcagcaatggttattggtgacatttgtgttgtcactggcagttgctctgggatctcatcttccagaggtgcctttgttttgggtttggtgggctttctggatgtcttctttttggtctttttagtggtggcaggtgtgggtttcaaaacagtgggtgtgctgctttgatcacctggagcagtgggctcagcagccgatacctgaggagcagtttcatctgccaaattctgctcaggtacctctgcttttgtttttataggtgccaacattctagagaatgtttcaggcaTTAAACCATTTATTTTAAAATGAGCACCTtatttgggcaattctgcatcttctttttcaaatttttgttcaaagtaatagcttagaaaccttggaaagagcagaaatgctttgctatcaacattttttaccaaatcatcaaaaatttcctgggaataattataattttcattatttaaaattgcatatcccaagcattgaatttttgatggtatttcgttaaaagtagttgttttattagaaacacacatcaacaaagtgtgaaataaaaaccttggtgcagaagggaagaaacctttttgtaaggtatccatttttggttgctctgcataacccctattcatgaaatcctttttcaactcggtttttgagaaagaagttttacctttttgatcatcgagtttaaagacttctgaaatggattttggagaaatttgaatctttttaccctgtattgaggagttgatggctgtgacagtgtctccttgtttttcaagggtagcattGTTCCAGAACTTTCTCTGGGTTTgtagataaatgggagcgtctgctgttaacaaagttttgtactttgatgcagataaagtgtcgatgatggagtcgaaggtgttggttgttgtgggttttgtgagtatacccaaatAGTTGTGAGGGGATTTGTAGCAAATTTTTgaggtttcagcggccatttgagtggcgtctgtgggagcagaagaagaagatgattttgattttgatttcgattttgatttcgtcatttttgatgaagaagatcgaagaatgttTTAGAGTtatgagtgggaaactgctttgtgaagagaatgtttggaattcaattcgacagtgaaaccctgtttggggttttgatcagggttttatttagggaaaaagtaaaTACTGACGTGGCAGCGAttataatgatctgacgactaaaaactgaccacgtgccaacccctgatggaagagtaaataatggaggatAGATGCTTTGGgagccactgatggatcaaccatcagtagttacaacggtaataaatggatcagtgggtgattttaactatcagcggatagcacatcagtggataGAACACTGATGTTatacaacagtgcttatcaagaaattgaaggagcaggggttgactttcagcagtggacagactttagaaagCAGATGTTTGAAACACAACAGTAGATGAGGAAAAACAGTGGtagaaaacaaaatgaaaaccactagtatAACAACTGTTAGTACAGCAGTGTTTAAACTTTTGACAGATAAAAtttgagcatctgcttgttcagatgtgaGGATTGATTTTGacttgtgtaaacacaatatcatgtccaacatctgttgtcTTGCAAAAATGCTATACTTAATAATtacattttagatgcaaattATCAAGATTAATTTGTCAGCAGTTTTTCTAGGAAATTTTGTTCTAGGTTTTCCACATGTTAACTATTTTCTGatagtggtttagcatcccagatgatgagaACTCCTTTACCgaggctactcattttgtgtctaattatttgaactagAACATAAGTTTCTCAGTAGTTTTAATattaatttgcaatcaattttagATCCGTGGTAAACAGGCTTGAGCTTAATATGACCTTGACATGTGCACCATTTCTTTTTGTTTGGTTTTAGGAAAaataatttcacacaaaaataatgAAATTACCTCCTGACCAGAGATgcaacttttactatatataaaaaataaaagtacaaattatattataaaaaaataatatatctggCTTTAttagagaaaaacaccttaaaaaaataaaggatgtttttgaaacaacatcaaaaggatctggtaaCTCTTCGAATAAGTTCACAATCATACCATTATCAAGCTTTTTAAGACCACTGTTTGGATTTTCTTATCAAATGATTGTAAAGTTTTCTACTAAGTTCAATCACTGGGATACTATTTttacctgaacttccctgaaTCAATGAATGCACACAATTGTTTTATGACCATTCCTTTCCCCAAATTttggactcttaagtgttttatgtttatactcttttcttttgacttcaaaagttttgagataaacacacttttgagtttttgttcaatttcttcttccccttttacccttcccattcataagaaAATACTTACTAGGAGATTTTATTGAGGAAATACTTAATCCAGAATCATTTTCaataatgttttgagagatttggccgtatgtgaacatgttttattaccaaatctcacattacttatgatttggactgttttgacccctgattttcttaatgtgttttgacaaggTTGATttagtccttttgaggattctcaacctgccttctaacacataagatttcatgactaaagttttattttcctctttctaagttagcaaaacactaatgtttatataAACACaggttttgttaatctgaggttcatactttagcattaaacatgataaaatcatcacaaatttcataacaacagttgaaatcaattttttttaaataataatcatGCCATAGTTACCAGACATGTCTTCAAATCTGAAAACTATGGGCGATTCGTGCATGATATCACcttttgtttgaaatttgtgaatcttatgacatcttggttgttttacagagtatctgattcatcactttgaacatgatttctcgttgctctgtttttcaactaaatacaatcaaccttagtatcaatgaattttgagctgaactgttatgtcaaattgattgttagatcgaatttgactgtccgggctctgataccaattgttaggatcgaaggctgtcatgattgtgtttgtttgtataattttgaCAAAAACAATGGATATAAACTAAGAttaaatgcagcggaaatgaaacaaactttgtaaacacaattaAGGAAGAAAATAATTTGGTAAACaaatgcttcacattaagttgaatgattgaattacaaaacaaatgattacaagcatgcttacaaaactaagctccccctcagcctgatactccagagttggttACACAaaatgaaaggattagacatgaggagaagaactcactcagtcaatcaaatgtaacagtacagggtactgctccatttataggtaatccaaaccactgaggcatcttagctgacgtcaccatgatagtgacatctaacaacctaacaacctgtaaacactattctatacaaactactgatgtctaacaacttattataagtaaaatacaaAACATAGAAAAACTACTGTTTCACTTTCCACTGATGTaacctgagcactgatgttgagcattagtgctttcttcaaaggtgatcagtctttgaatgggcagtgcttatgtcttcagcagtacttaggaaacaacagtagatagagcgtcagtgtttgtcttcagcagtctttagagtttcatcagtgtttggttcatcagttgttctattgagcagtacttgagatcaatcagttgttagataaccactgtcaaggggaaagctttaAAGTAAACAACTGCTTATTTAGAATCCACTGTCATGAttcggttttggctttcattatctgttcctctggtagggttcaatcccaacatatatatatatatatatatatatatatatatatatatatatatatgtaagtatctatagaaaacccactttaatttagaaaacccgggaaactcaaagctcccgatgtttttttttcttgaaaaaatttacacatgttatatacatgtttttaagggttttgggcaaaaaaaaaatcaaaaaagcgccgagtagatatttaaaaaaaaaataaacaagttttggtgtaacacatgttacaaatatgtcagatgaatgtaacatgtgttacaccaaaacttgtttatttttttaaaaaatatctactcggcgcttttttgatttttttttgcccaaaacccttaaaaaacatgtatataacatgtgtaaattttttcaagaaaaaaaaacatcgggagctttgagtttcccgggttttctaaattaaagtgggttttctaaattaaagtgggttttctatacatccttcctgtcacacccccaaaatccacctgcggataacacccgcttcgggggcgtgactgaccaggatccagccaccaattatactgagtatttgagttgataacaaaagtaatacttactaatcataagcttagcaaatattaagttcagagtttaaagttttaagttcaagacagtaataagtagcggaagcataagtaaagtagtttaaacaaagttcatgtttcaaaatacggtaacacccaacacaagggtgaacagacactacacgttcccaagctgcaagctccgtcgtcactggttacctgcaaagcatgcagtaaggggtcaacaataatgctgagtgagttcactagttgtccagttttaatttccaaaaactttgtttcaccggttaatttatccgtttatacatgccctggggagctaccccaaaagttagcgactaaactgatttttccaataccgaacactaggtaaccgttgcgtatccgcaggatgccccatgtcaatgttctatcatcattgacggatttctgagtacattagttcacgaccgtcccaaaccagggcacggtgtgaggctggtaaacacctaaatagcgctatcaactaataacccgctcgcctaacccggcgactaatcggtatctgtagtagggacttgagtgatagagtttcgtttagtgccgttagttgcaatccgtataaacagtaattaaccaaaaggtttcccaatacccgggaaggaaaagtaagttttgttcccaataactagggaaggtatgtaaatggtatccccttttaccaggggatagggttgttagtctcgtgtcccaaaccaccgggacgcatgcttttaagttgtgaactcaccttgggtt
This genomic stretch from Helianthus annuus cultivar XRQ/B chromosome 8, HanXRQr2.0-SUNRISE, whole genome shotgun sequence harbors:
- the LOC110873499 gene encoding transcription factor bHLH62, with the translated sequence MDRDFFLNSGLHFLNCPPDQSHVDRFNTFESNMTSIVSSPVSNSPVSPVTLTPATPAIRYTTPLNWPIVDSLMRENTPSLRNSAPFGPNLPSLAADPGFAERAAKFSCFGSRSFNGRTSQMGLNSNSNSNSNLNNPDLQYRSSVSPLAGKAKMPRVSSSPLLKIDGSAMGIVDNKNVIKTHMANGPGGSGCDHKTDSNEESSVSEQMETGLKKNDSGSRKRKGAASKGKAKEIASVVVKEEGNDDLDAKKQRKTEEDKNGEIEKKSKAPEPLKDYIHVRARRGQATDSHSLAERVRREKISERMKLLQDLVPGCNKVTGKALMLDEIINYVQSLQHQVEFLSMKLATVNPRQDLDMNSHISKDINQTNGNLSQQLYPMEASTSDYYQQNPQVLFIGSTPITHSPVDPVHGFTETFSQFAGFEGDDLNSIVKMGFGENLDQTTEMKIEL